The Setaria viridis chromosome 9, Setaria_viridis_v4.0, whole genome shotgun sequence sequence GTTCCGTGGCACGGCCGGCGCGGCATTTTTCTTTACTTTTCTGGATTTTGTGGGGATCGGGCTGTTGGGCCCACCTGGCATAGGGATTCACGAGTTTCTTACCTGGCAAGGGAGAGCAACAAACAGAACCCTCCATTCGGCCACCAAAGTTTGGAAATTAGAAGTCCTCAGCTTAGGTTCATCTTCGATAAGCAGCATTTGGTTCGCTCAAATGTAATTAcaatattattatttttcctctaccaccgtaatcagatatagaTAACATTGCTAGAGTGTAACCAAACGAAGAGGGTAATCACCCATTCTGCCGTCAAATACACTATAATCTAATTCTCTTAGCGTTTACGTTACCTTAGCACGAATCAAACACTAGTTGTTGGGAACAGTTTGTTAGTATTATGATTTTCGCGGAATCATACCTTCTTTTTAAAATATATCATCGATATAGTTTTTGAAACTCGGAGTTGGTTAAATTTTATTAGTGGGTTAGGCTAGATATTTTATAAACATATGCATACATAGAACTGTAAACTATTACTCATTCActcaatcaaataaaaaaaattaaacaggGCATCCCACCACACGAGGATAGAGCTTGAATAAAAGATCATCATTGAAACCACATATTCCTGGTGATATCTAATCATCACATAAATGGACTGTCCCCCTCTATGAATTGAATGATCCTCGCATTAGTGTTACGTTTACttatgagatttttttagaagaatATGGAGGCATTCTAAACTTGATATTTCAGCAATATAATAGGTCATTCACCTACCTACCTAGAAAGATAAAATGGGTAAAGAGAAGGTAGATTCTCTTACGTGTGACCTCTAGTTTCGATACATATACTGTATCTCTCTCGGTGCTCGTTTAGAATTAAATTTAACACAAACTACGTAAATTAGATAGCAAAGTATTTTAAAGATTATAGTGTGACAAGATAATTAGCTGAGAACGTTGTCGTGGTCACCCTATATTTGTCACAAGCAGTAGATACACGGATGCACCGTCAGCGCTGCCCAGCACGGCTTACTTGGTTGGTTTGTGCGTTCTACTTCGCCAATAGTGTCGGTGAGCCCACCCCGGCCAAACCCACCACCGCACCATTTCTGGTTCAGGCCCGTCTCCACCTGCGCGTCCGTTCCGCCTCCACTGACCCACACTCCACCACTCGCTCGCCCCACTCCTTCCTGCTCCTTTaacccccgcgccgcgccgcgccgggcgccggcgactCGCCTCTCCACTCCACCGGTTCCACGCCCCCACGCTGCTCTCCACGCGCTGCCGCTCAATGGCGGGAGCCGGGGCGTCGTCGGCGTGGGGCCCGAGCCCGGCGCTGGTGACCGCGCTCGTGGCGCTGCTGgggctcggcctcgccgcctaCATCGTGGGCCCGCAGCTCTACTGGCACGCCGCGGAGGCACtcacggcggccggggcgtgcCCCGCATGCGACTGCAACTGCGACGCGCGCCCGCTCCTCGACCTCCCGGAAGGTCCGTCCCGGTGCTTCGCCAGATCTTGGCGCTGCCGCGCATTTAGATCCGACGCGATTCGATTTTGCTTCCGTGTGCTTTGCTTTGTTATCATCTGCGGGGCGAGCAGTGCTTACGGTAGTAGCGAGTTACTATCAGATTTCGCTATACTCAAGACATTTTATGATTAGTGGATGATAGGTTGGCAATTAAAATAATCAACACGGTTTTTAGATTCAGAGATCTGTACATTACTAATTAGCTGGTAGCCAGGTACCTCCAGGTCTGTAATGTTTTGCTTGCACAAATTTCCAACCCATATGCATCAGATATTGTCTACATATGTTGGGCATGTGACGGCTGAATGATTAAGCTGATTAAATTGTATTTCCTTCACCCAATATTCAAGACAAGAGCTAAATGTCTTTTGGCACTTGGCAATTAGACGATTCAGCCAACTAGCTGTTGTATAGCAACATCATGCATTACAATTACTAATTATGCCCAGGTTGTATTGTTACTAAACTTTTAATTACCTGCATATGCATGTTATGACTTAAGATCACTACTAAAACCAGAATCAACCTCTTTTGACTTCCAGTGTCCATGCCGTTCTAAAGTTTCAAAATGGCATTACCTATCCTATAACTTGAACAAGCGTCCACTGAATTATTGGCTTAATCATGAACTTGGGAACCATGTGAAACCAGTAACTCTGATGCTCTATATCAAGGATGCCTAGATGCTAACCATGGAAATTAAAATAATTTCCACTATGTTGTTTACTATTTTCTCCATTTTATATGTCATGTTATATATATTACTGTCTTGCCAAATAGCTTCATCTAGCAAGTGTTGTGTGTGTTTTTTTGTTCTATGTGAATTTGGATGTTACGTAAACTAAAATATCTAAGCAATGTTGAGAGCAAGACATAACCCATATGTCATTGTAGATCCTTATCCTTGAGCCATGGTATATTCAAGTTGTCTTGTCAAGAAACAAAAGGGCCTAGTTACGTCTGTGATTTTGGTAGACAGGACAAAATTGGAGTACCCTTGAACGCCTTATATTTTTAACCATATTCCTTGATTTTCCAGTTACTGCACTTAACTGATATTGGCTACTTTCCATGTTTCCAGACTGTGCCAAACAATTCAAAGGGGTTAAGAGTCGTGCGACTGgtgaagaaacagaaaagagtTTCACAGAGCTACTTATAGAAGAACTGAGGCagagagaagaggaggcaaCACAAGCTCAGCAAGAGGCTGATGTAAAGTTGCTCGAGGCCAAAAAGTTAGCTTCGCAGTACCAAAAGGAGGCTGACAAATGCAGCTCCGGTATGGATACCTGCGAAGAAGCTAGGGAGAAATCAGCGGAAGCATTGGTCGAACAAAAGAAACTGACTTCTTTGTGGGAGCAAAGGGCTCGGGAACTAGGATGGAAACCTGAGAATACAAGGCACACCTAAAGTAGTAAATCTAATACGCTAGCAGATGGCGCTGGATACATTTGTGTAGCAACAGGCATCTTGTTGCAAATACAGCCCACAAAGAGCTTGAGTTGCTAGAGGAAACTAGTGGGTTCCCTGTTGGCAGACTCATGCCACGGGCTTACTTGTCCATAGTAAAACTATATTCAGTCTGTAGTATATTTCCCTTGCTGTTTGTGAGCACTGTGTTAAGATGGTCATAGGATTACACTAATCTGCATTTAGGCCATGAAGGTTTCATTAGTTATTATCTGGATGTTCTAAAAAGGAAGAGCTATTGTTTGTGGATGGTGAAATTGTCTCGAtgttaaaagaaaagaagaaaaaatattgcCTGTGTATGATGGTATTGATAAAGAAGTTGTCTGCAGTTTTGTTCGGGTTCTCGTTTCCTATTGGCATCCTTGAATGATAATGTGGTTGGGCTTGGTTGTGATCTGAATCTCTTTACCATTTGAGCAGTGTCATGGTCTGATCTCATGGGCCATTATGCCATCTTGACTGTAGAATGCAAATGCTGATGCTCAAACGATAAAATCAGccaaaaggaaagagaaaaaactCAGAGGAGATAGTCTTGGAAATTGAAGTATTGAACTTGCATTGTCCGCAGATCCTTTGGAGCCAGGCTGCCAGCCACACTGTCACTGTGGCACACCACATCCGAAATTTCGAATGTCCTGGCACCTTGGCTACAATGATTCTGATATTTTTGCGCCGTTCATTCAAGAATTGTCAATTCATGTGACGGAATTGTTTCCCGTCAAATTCCACCCAGGGTGGAAGACATCTTGCCAAATGTAATTAACAACATATAAATCCAGTATATCCACCAACATTTATGAGGATTAACACACTGCTACCATATACACTCATTTTCCAGTATCACCATTTGAATGCCTCCTAAAATTGCTCCCTTTCCCTTCAAATCAAATCAGGAAATCAAAGCCATAGAGCCCATAGACTCTCCCGGTGCTAGCCCGCCGCGCCAGCTTTCGCCACTGAATTAAAATCATTTCCATTTCAAAAAGCCACGCATGCGGCCGGCGCGGTCGCGCAGGCGGAGAGCGAGACAGGGTCCCGGTCGGGCCGGGCCGTCCGCCCACTCTGCTGCGCTGACCCCGCCCtgcttctctctctttttcctcgcctccgcctccgcctcctcctgctccctctctctcccccgttTTAAATTTCAAACCCCTCCCACCCACctgctcctcctgacctcctctCCCCCCCTAAAAACCTCGAGTCTGCCCCGCTCCTCTCTCCAGCTGCCACGAGGCGCGGCTCCTCCTCGAAGCGGGCGGAACCCCGgccgtgcggcggcggagggaggagcaggaggaggaggaggagcggggggATGATGGGGTGCCTGTTCGGCTGCTTCCGcgcctccggcgacggcggcgaggtgaagggcggcggcgacggcggccagcTCGTGCCTCCGTCCCTGGCCCCGGCGACGAGCCACAAGGTGGGTTTGCTTGGGCCCTCTCGCGGAACCAGCTTGGTGGTGCTCCTGCGATATTCGCCGCGGACCCGCGGTGGATGGGGTGTGGATTTGTGCGGGATGGGAATTGCAGCTGGGGTTGCTTAACTCTGCTAATTTTTGTTGCTGTTCGTCAGGATGCTGccgggaggaggacgaggccgcCGTCGAGGAACGCGCTCTCCGCTGTGTTCCAGCGAGAAGGTGCCCCCCGCactccaccccccccccccccccccccccccccatttttttatttgtccTTCCGTAGTTCGTTCTCTTCTGCTCACTGTTGAGTAGAGTAGGGTGGTGGTGATTGCTTCTGCTTTTATCTATTTTCTGGTGTTGTTGACTTGTGTTGCTTGGTTGAAGATGAGGGATTGAGGGCGGAGCAGAAAGCGAGCTCGTGGGCCGACCAGGGCGATTTGAGGAAGGGGATGGATCGGGAGCCTGAATCCCAGGTACGGCCATTGTCAAAATGGGGCTCAGAGCTGGTTTATCCCCTTTTCGTTTGTGACTATTATTTTTTCTCCATGCGCTTGATTATAGGTGCTGTATCTCATCGTTTCAGTTCAGCTGAATCCACATGTCTAGGACCAGCATATACAGTAGGGGATCCTTGGTTAATTAATAATTATGGGTCCTGCTACCTACAGTTTTTTCTCCAATTCCTCGTTATATGTGACATGTTCCCTTCAAAAAGTTCACGTACATTTTGCTTGTGAGTGTTATTGAAATAATATGCACACGCGGGCATGCTAATTTCTTTAGGATGCTGGCATGTCAACTTTACCTGAACATAAATTCGCACAACCCTTGTTAGTTGATTCATTGCTCATTTGGTTGAACTTATACTGGTAAAGAATTCCGGACAACGCGGCAACCAAATTGGTTGTATAAACACAATGCGCttccttttttgaaaaaagatctggttgttgttgtagataacctgtatatatattttcatgTGTGATGTAGTTAAGCAATAGCAGCTGCATGATGGTGAATTCTATCAGATATCTTTTATTAGCGTATACAACAAATGGTCTTGGGTTCCTAGCTGCAGACTAAATTTTCACCATGATAATTGATAACAGGCTATTATCCATGAAAGCTATGGTGCACTGCTGGAAACTACAGATGCAACCCAAAGAGAGCCCAAAAATGCAGATTCAGTTCATCAGAAAGAAACACATTCAGGATGTCTTCCTGCCATGTCTGATGATGTGCATTTCATGGAAGCCCTGAAGGTTGAGAATTGTGAAACTCCTAGGTCTCATCAGAGCTCCACTGTACCTGATGCAATGAGGTATTAAACTTTGTTCCTTTTGCTACTAATACTAATAACATTAGTGCAGAAGGAATGTAACTATTCTTTCTTCTGAAGATGCTACTTTCTTTCTCTATTGTACAAAGTAGTAGCTGAACCAGTTTAATGCTTTGGTTGTTTGTGCTTCATCATTGCAGTTCATCAAAAACAAATGATGAGTTGCAGTCTTCATCTACTTCCCTTGGAAATAATTTGGAAGAGTTGACAAATGAGAACAATACTGAAGAATGTGGGGTATCAAAAGAAGAATTCTTACAGCCTGAACAATCAGAGGAGGATCCGAAGTGTGCAAAGAATGACAATGTGGTCGCCATGGAAATCTCAATATCTGATGAATGTTCCCTTTTCCAGAGCTCCGAGGGTTCTATATCATCCTCTAACAAGATAAGAGACAGCGTGAACACAAAATCTATTGAGAAGTCCCTGGAAACTGAGTCAATTATTCATGCCACCGGAAAGAAGGTACTGAAGAACAATGATTTAGAACTGGAGCTCCCAAGCTTATCCCATTGGTTAAAGCCTCCAAATCCTAAGAAGCCATTCAGAGATGAGGCCTTGACGGGTGACAGATCAAATTCAGCTAAGAGTTCGGATGAGGACAGGCCTATTATTGGAATGGTTGCAGCACACTGGAAAGATAAAGAGCCAGAAAATTTTACTCCTAAATGGTTTGATGGAAATGGCATCCCCAATTCGACAAATAAGTACAAAGAAGTAAAGTCTGCCTCTATTTTTCTTGCTTTCTACTAACTCTGAAATAAAAATGGACTTACCTCAAATAATGTATTGCATGGGAAGGATCAAAAGGTGAGTTGGCATGCAACGCCATTTGAAGAGAGGCTTGAGAAGGCTTTATCTGAAGAGAAGTTGCTCTCTGAAAGGTTTTTGGATTTACTTTGAACTTTTTAATTTACAAAATTTTCTTTGAACTTTGCATTACATTTCACTATCATCAAATCACATGTAGCTCTGCCATAAGTTTTGTTGAACCGTTAATTTTGCAGTCTTACTTATTTTTTCCCATTTCAATGCTCCAACAGGAACTGCTCGAGTGGAAAGACATCTCAGTTTTTGGGAGTGGAAGGCGAGGAGAGTGATACTGCTGAATCTAACCGTCTATATGCTGCTGCTTATGCATGAAAATTCTGTGCTCCACGAGTTACAGAAGCTTTCAGTATAATGTTTCCTGCTGTCATGCTCCTTAATGATGGCATTTGCACAGCCCTGTGTCCTTCAGTAGGTAGCATCCAGATGTGATGTTTCAGTTGATTGCTTTGTGCTTAACTCAATGGTTTAAGATAAAATCAACATTGATATAGTTGCTGCTGTGGTTCACAAGTATTTTTGGTAGCTTCTATTGTTCTGTTTTGCTTCATTGCTTGCGGTGGTATCTATTTTTCCTTGCTTCCTGCCTGATTGGCAAGCGTCACCTGACAATCCTAGTTGATAAAGTTGTTAACCCATATACAAGAAACAAGTGCCTGTGTCTGGTTTACCttgaaaaattataaataatctCTGACTAACTCTTTAACCTGAGTGAAATTATTATCTCTTGATTGTAGCCTTCTTTGCAAACTTGAAATTTACCTCTTCGTCCTTGTGGCTAATGATTCTATAGTTTTTTAATGAAACAGTAGGGAAGGTCCCTACTGGCTTTAATTATAAATATATGATTTTGTAGTTTTGGTTTGGACTTTCTGGTCTAACAGACTAACACCTCTACCTCGGTCATTTTATTATCTTTGCATTTTGAACATTGAACAAAGACTATGTGGTTTCCTTGGTCAGAGAAGCCGCAAAATTGGGTTGTCTGTTTTCTTGATCATCCAGACACAGTGATAAGAACACATCGATACTATAATCCCAATGGTTAATTACCACGGGAAAAATGCTTCTTTTTGTGAATGTTTCCCGCATGCCATATTAGTGTTACTGTCTGTTGAATTTAAAGACGGCTGCTTTGCCATCTAGGAAGTCACTTTAGCCTCTAGAATGGTGTTTACACTCTTTTCTGACAACTTCTCGTACCAAGACGTTTTCgtattcagattagatggattaAAATAGTAAAATTGTACCCCCTGCCATGCTTCAATGGTTCAGAAACATTGAATTGCATCATCAACTTGGGAGTAATTGATTTGTTCCCTTCTC is a genomic window containing:
- the LOC117838848 gene encoding uncharacterized protein, with translation MAGAGASSAWGPSPALVTALVALLGLGLAAYIVGPQLYWHAAEALTAAGACPACDCNCDARPLLDLPEDCAKQFKGVKSRATGEETEKSFTELLIEELRQREEEATQAQQEADVKLLEAKKLASQYQKEADKCSSGMDTCEEAREKSAEALVEQKKLTSLWEQRARELGWKPENTRHT
- the LOC117838846 gene encoding uncharacterized protein; this encodes MMGCLFGCFRASGDGGEVKGGGDGGQLVPPSLAPATSHKDAAGRRTRPPSRNALSAVFQREDEGLRAEQKASSWADQGDLRKGMDREPESQAIIHESYGALLETTDATQREPKNADSVHQKETHSGCLPAMSDDVHFMEALKVENCETPRSHQSSTVPDAMSSSKTNDELQSSSTSLGNNLEELTNENNTEECGVSKEEFLQPEQSEEDPKCAKNDNVVAMEISISDECSLFQSSEGSISSSNKIRDSVNTKSIEKSLETESIIHATGKKVLKNNDLELELPSLSHWLKPPNPKKPFRDEALTGDRSNSAKSSDEDRPIIGMVAAHWKDKEPENFTPKWFDGNGIPNSTNKYKEDQKVSWHATPFEERLEKALSEEKLLSERNCSSGKTSQFLGVEGEESDTAESNRLYAAAYA